The Desulfobacterales bacterium genome includes the window TTTAAACCTGTTAAAGGACATACTATAACACCGTCTCACGTTTCCATTTATTATTAACCCGGCATTAAAATATGTCATTCCGGCCGCAGCGTAGCGGAGAGCCGGAATCCAGAAAAGTTTTTAAAAATACTGGATTACCGCTTGCGAGGGAATGACAAAATGTAATAAAAAGTTTGTCTGTTTAATTGCCGGTTAATCATTAAAAAAAGAGCCCCGCAAAGTTTAGGCGGGGCTCTTTTTTTCTGTCAACGATAACAGGATCGGACCGTTTTGATGCTGTTCAATGCCTTTTCGTGTTTATCTGTCGATATTACTCTGAACCCTTTATGTCAATTCCCGCCGGTGCTGCCGTGCTCTCCAGGATGCTGGGTTTTTTTCTGACCGAACTGTAAATGCTGTAAATGAGAGAAATGACCGCCACCAGCAGAATGATGCCGCCGATGGGCCGGAATAAAAACTCGGCCAGATCAAAGTTGGCCATGCGCAAGCCGCGTCTGAGCGAAATTTCCGTAAGTTCGCCAAGCACCAGACCGATAATCAGCGGCGCAATGGGGTAATTAAACTTCTTCATGATGTAACCCAGCAGGCCGAACACAAACATGATCCAGACATCGGTCAGGTCGTTTCTGATGCCGAAGGCGCCCACGGCTGCAAACACGAAGATACACGGCCCCAGAATGGAATAGCGGACTTTTCTGAAATTGGAAAACAGTTTTGCCACCGCCAGCCCGGC containing:
- a CDS encoding tripartite tricarboxylate transporter permease, encoding PRLKELIRLKWTIIRSAVLGTAIGILPGVGATTAAFVGYSEAVRWSRHPERFGTGIPEGIAAPETANNAATGGAMVPLLTLGIPGSATTAVIIGGFLVHGLQPGPMLFLNQPKLMYSIFISMYMANFFMLFAGLAVAKLFSNFRKVRYSILGPCIFVFAAVGAFGIRNDLTDVWIMFVFGLLGYIMKKFNYPIAPLIIGLVLGELTEISLRRGLRMANFDLAEFLFRPIGGIILLVAVISLIYSIYSSVRKKPSILESTAAPAGIDIKGSE